The proteins below come from a single Pichia kudriavzevii chromosome 2, complete sequence genomic window:
- a CDS encoding uncharacterized protein (PKUD0B09460; similar to Saccharomyces cerevisiae YIL005W (EPS1); ancestral locus Anc_7.134), translated as MILLILISYFLLLVSANENESSNDLQSRVPPPLTLSNFDNTLLKGFHMVEFYSPYCHHCQNLFPTWVEFYESNPESSGYAIHQVDCVVSGDLCDREGIRYFPMIRFYGPNSKLLASMTSSSRTIDTLNEFANEQLLIWNEEGDSKFNEDDFVGLQNSMIDNSELRKVLSGDLEVPKLISFWPTSNDQLNDSNFQNKYNAHAIFKNSENLYNFRNIWNFVIRNLHKFGEEHKLEFHYVNCKSNAALCGSLGFSELLNSNLKNLTPRIVLYLPKSNGNSLFLKPSLIKNRKFNHIVKFITNWTYRNLINSELQDLKINDIKNFIGATTKLKDKNDISDIPNYSKVAFIQVNDPNTQVLEDDIILDHLLQPVADLDSEVYLFKSTDKDGALKLLQDQERNLIDYIKIDEQSLQDKISEKLFISRTRSTFPMFIALKSSSLYTPVYQSFTSKEIRDTKKVLSFIRSNYLPMINHLSDDNKYQVFPKRMSPLNSKTEKILVSITDFQPKQFFEVEFYMSKVYHKFQYLRNMKIFQKIDKQRNEKHEEVNRMKLNDATSDDIIDKLREKITESYISTDNNLFPVYLDLDTLSKVASSLNWNKLDIQKYKVGDSILISRFTGQYWDQDLRGRQLNIENIDETVNLLKDILKNKNSGKSITRQSILLTIFQVWILLLVIAACLHYYKRFQIKRAQQNEKMKGLGILGLSADSKFD; from the coding sequence ATGATACTCCTAATACTGATATCATACTTTCTTTTGCTTGTAAGTGCAAACGAAAATGAATCTTCGAATGATTTGCAATCTCGTGTGCCCCCACCCCTAACATTATCAAACTTTGATAATACACTACTAAAAGGTTTCCATATGGTTGAGTTTTACAGTCCTTATTGTCACCATTGTCAAAATTTATTCCCAACATGGGTTGAGTTTTATGAATCTAATCCCGAATCTTCGGGGTATGCAATTCACCAAGTTGATTGTGTGGTTAGCGGTGATCTATGCGATCGAGAAGGAATAAGATATTTTCCAATGATTCGATTCTACGGTCCAAATTCCAAATTGTTAGCTAGTATGACGTCAAGTTCAAGAACAATCGATACTCTAAATGAATTTGCCAATGAACAACTACTTATCTGGAATGAGGAGGGGGATTCGAAATTTAACGAAGATGATTTTGTAGGTTTACagaattcaatgattgaCAATTCAGAATTGAGAAAGGTCTTAAGTGGTGATTTGGAGGTTCCTaagttgatttcattttggccaacttcaaatgatCAGTTAAatgattcaaattttcagaaTAAGTATAACGCTCATGCAATTTTTAAAAACTCTGAAAACTTGTATAACTTCAGGaacatttggaattttgtCATTAGGAACCTACATAAATTTGGTGAAGAGCACAAGTTAGAATTTCATTATGTTAACTGCAAATCAAATGCTGCACTTTGTGGAAGTTTAGGCTTCTCAGAATTATTGAATTCGAATCTGAAGAATCTGACTCCAAGGATAGTCCTTTATTTACCAAAGTCCAATGGaaattctctttttttgaaaccaaGCTTGatcaaaaacagaaaattcAATCATATAGTCAAATTTATAACCAATTGGACGTATAGAAATCTTATTAATTCTGAGCTACAAGACctgaaaataaatgacATTAAGAATTTTATAGGTGCAACgacaaaattgaaagataaAAATGACATATCGGATATACCTAACTACTCAAAAGTTGCCTTTATTCAAGTCAATGATCCAAATACTCAAGttcttgaagatgatattataTTGGACCATTTACTACAACCGGTAGCTGATTTAGACTCTGAAGTTTATCTTTTCAAGAGTACTGACAAGGACGGGGCATTGAAATTACTGCAAGATCAAGAAAGGAATCTGATTGATTACATCAAGATTGATGAACAAAGCTTACAAGATAAGATAAGTGAGAAGTTGTTTATATCACGCACGAGATCAACTTTCCCCATGTTTATTGCActgaaatcttcatctttgtACACGCCTGTTTATCAAAGTTTCACATCGAAAGAAATCAGAGACACGAAGAAGGTTTTAAGTTTCATTAGGAGTAATTATTTACCAATGATCAACCATTTATCAGACGACAATAAGTATCAAGTATTTCCTAAACGTATGTCACCATTGAACTcgaaaactgaaaaaatcTTGGTATCTATAACCGATTTCCAACCAAAACAATTTTTCGAGGTTGAATTTTACATGTCGAAAGTGTATCATAAATTTCAGTACTTGAGgaacatgaaaatatttcaGAAAATAGACAAACAGAGAAATGAAAAGCACGAAGAGGTTAACAGAATGAAATTAAATGATGCCACATCTGATGATATAATCGATAAATTACGTGAGAAAATTACAGAGTCCTATATCAGTACGGATAATAATCTCTTCCCAGTCTATTTAGATCTGGATACATTATCAAAAGTCGCTAGCTCCTTAAATTGGAATAAGCTTGACATTCAAAAGTACAAAGTTGGGGACTCCATTTTGATATCCAGATTTACAGGTCAATATTGGGATCAAGATTTACGAGGTCGTCAATTGAACATTGAGAATATCGATGAAACTGTTAATTTATTAAAAGATATattaaagaataaaaatTCGGGTAAATCTATCACTAGACAATCCATATTGCTGAccattttccaagtttggATACTTTTATTGGTCATAGCTGCTTGTCTTCACTATTACAAGAGGTTTCAAATAAAGAGGGCCCAacaaaatgagaaaatgaaagGACTAGGCATTCTAGGCCTCTCTGCTGACTCTAAGTTTGATTAA
- a CDS encoding uncharacterized protein (PKUD0B09470; similar to Saccharomyces cerevisiae YEL006W (YEA6) and YIL006W (YIA6); ancestral locus Anc_7.133) — MKSSEDSIHSHGCDCEPPKTHQISTDISVHAVPVLEPLSTHKNDLRAFKLRLSPNEITSISGALAGFISGLVVCPLDVAKTRFQAQGAYNNSNDIDKKKNSSNINGTNVSNLKYKSAVQSIKLIWKEEGFRGLYRGVVPITLGYFPTWMIYFTCYEHFKKFYNNYIHDDNLSYFASAISSGAISTTLTNPIWVVKTRLMLQMDDGKTVYSSSNVNANTSTNVTRNVKASPSAGAGISTSLNSKKMDWYRGTFDAFKKMYQHEGLNVFYRGLLPSYFGLIHVAIQFPLYENFKKILKISNNGDETLDMSNTSTKMKTLNFLKFILASSLSKMIASAITYPHEILRTRLQLFNNNSNQQNESQLKGLKRVFKNIIKVEGFKGFYSGFIINLARTVPASAVTMVSFEYFREYFQRFAY; from the coding sequence ATGAAGTCCTCGGAAGATTCCATCCATTCACACGGTTGTGACTGTGAGCCTCCCAAGACACATCAAATTTCAACAGATATTTCTGTCCATGCGGTTCCTGTTCTGGAACCTCTATCCACTCATAAAAATGATTTACGTGCTTTCAAATTGCGACTATCACCAAATGAGATTACCTCGATCTCTGGTGCCTTGGCGGGGTTTATTAGTGGGTTGGTAGTATGCCCTTTAGACGTTGCAAAAACAAGATTTCAAGCTCAAGGTGCCTACAACAATAGTAAcgatattgataaaaaaaaaaattcttcCAATATTAATGGTACCAATGtctcaaatttgaaatataaGTCGGCTGTtcaatcaatcaaattgatcTGGAAAGAGGAAGGGTTCCGTGGGCTATACAGAGGTGTTGTACCTATAACCCTAGGTTATTTCCCCACTTGGATGATTTATTTCACTTGTTATGAacatttcaagaaattctACAACAATTATATCCATGATGACAACTTGTCTTATTTTGCAAGCGCTATATCATCAGGtgcaatttcaacaactttgaCTAACCCCATTTGGGTTGTTAAAACTAGATTGATGCTACAAATGGACGACGGGAAAACAGTATATTCAAGTTCAAATGTAAATGCAAATACAAGTACAAATGTAACCAGAAATGTAAAAGCGAGCCCAAGTGCTGGGGCAGGGATCAGTACCAGTCTAAATAGTAAAAAGATGGATTGGTATAGGGGGACTTTCGATGCCTTTAAGAAAATGTATCAACACGAAGGCTTGAATGTATTCTACAGAGGTTTATTGCCTTCATATTTTGGTTTAATTCACGTTGCTATACAATTTCCCCTCTATGAAAACTTCaagaaaattttaaagATCTCAAATAATGGTGACGAAACTTTGGATATGAGTAACACATCAACTAAGATGAAAACTCTAAATTTCTTAAAATTTATACTAGCttcatcattgtcaaaAATGATTGCAAGTGCAATTACATACCCTCACGAAATTTTAAGAACAAGGCTACAGTTGTTTAATAACAATTCGAACCAACAAAATGAATCACAGTTAAAAGGTTTGAAAAGAGTTTTCAAGAACATCATCAAAGTAGAAGGTTTTAAAGGATTCTATAGTggattcatcatcaatttggCTAGAACTGTACCTGCAAGCGCTGTAACAATGGTatcttttgaatattttagGGAATATTTCCAGAGGTTTGCCTACTAA